The Branchiostoma lanceolatum isolate klBraLanc5 chromosome 10, klBraLanc5.hap2, whole genome shotgun sequence genome has a window encoding:
- the LOC136443504 gene encoding uncharacterized protein sll1735-like produces MTNNQVLVSLLEGFGIRINIYPSTKAITANGCLVNNADNTAGKGVVHVVDQVLYPFPAITINSEMPYINQLSVLRDAIEKAGLGPLLSDDGPFTLFAPTDAAFAKLPNATLQYLLQNATALARVLNYHVVNGVYYEAGLSDGESLTTLQKGKLHCHVNRTTGADTRVAVNNAKIIGFAFPTTNGMMHMIDNVLIPRK; encoded by the exons ATGACCAACAACCAGGTGCTGGTATCGCTTCTGGAGGGTTTTGGAATCCGAATCAACATCTATCCATCAACAAAG GCGATCACAGCTAACGGTTGTCTAGTTAATAATGCAGACAACACAGCTGGTAAAGGCGTGGTTCACGTTGTGGACCAGGTCCTCTACCCATTCCCTGCTATAACCATCAACAGCGAGATGCCTTATATCAACCAGCTTTCCGTCTTGAGGGATGCCATCGAGAAAGCTGGTCTAGGACCACTACTAAGTG ATGACGGTCCCTTCACTCTCTTTGCCCCAACCGACGCCGCCTTTGCGAAGCTACCGAACGCTACCTTGCAGTATCTTCTACAGAACGCAACTGCCCTCGCACGAGTTCTAAACTACCATGTAGTTAATGGTGTTTATTATGAAGCCGGCTTGAGCGATGGAGAATCTCTAACGACTTTGCAGAAAGGGAAACTGCACTGTCACGTCAATCGAACAACTGGGGCAG ATACTCGGGTAGCAGTGAATAACGCAAAGATAATTGGATTCGCGTTTCCAACAACCAACGGGATGATGCATATGATTGACAACGTCCTCATCCCTCGAAAATAG